The following proteins are encoded in a genomic region of uncultured Ilyobacter sp.:
- a CDS encoding thioredoxin family protein, whose protein sequence is MIQLEKDTFEKEVLESKGLLLVDFWSDKCEDCKALMPHVEELSAEFGDKIKFTKFNTIGAMKVAIKQKVLGLPTVAIYKDGEKIAELVKENATKENIKKMINEVL, encoded by the coding sequence ATGATTCAATTGGAAAAGGACACATTTGAAAAAGAGGTTCTTGAAAGCAAAGGACTTTTATTAGTAGACTTCTGGAGTGACAAGTGTGAAGATTGCAAGGCTCTCATGCCCCATGTAGAAGAATTATCTGCGGAATTTGGAGATAAGATAAAATTTACAAAGTTTAACACCATTGGAGCCATGAAAGTTGCTATAAAACAAAAGGTATTGGGTCTGCCTACAGTGGCAATTTATAAAGACGGAGAAAAAATAGCTGAACTCGTTAAAGAAAATGCCACTAAAGAAAATATCAAAAAAATGATCAATGAAGTTTTGTAA
- a CDS encoding FAD-dependent oxidoreductase, translating into MNKIYDVIIIGGGPAGLSAALYASRSKLSTLILEKDKMGGQIVTTEEVANYPGSIFKADEMETSGPKLVARMLKQAEHFGAERIMKGVVSLDFSGKIKKVITEDKTEFLGKTVIIATGAYSRKLDAPGEKVLTGKGVSYCATCDADFFEDLEVFCIGAGYAAAEEAIYLTKFAKKVTIIAREPEFTCAKSISDKVMANPKIEVRFNSEVVEMRGDGILEEATFRDNLTGETWDYIADEDIGTFGIFVFIGYKPATALFKGHVHMDQWGYIPTDEFMATNIPGVYAAGDLRPKELRQVITAASDGAIAATAIEKYLSNFEI; encoded by the coding sequence ATGAATAAAATTTATGATGTTATTATAATCGGTGGTGGCCCGGCGGGCCTTTCAGCCGCCTTATATGCTTCGAGGTCAAAGCTTTCCACACTGATCCTTGAAAAAGATAAAATGGGTGGTCAGATAGTAACTACGGAAGAGGTAGCAAACTATCCAGGATCGATATTTAAAGCTGATGAGATGGAGACTTCGGGACCCAAATTAGTTGCTAGAATGTTAAAACAGGCAGAGCATTTTGGAGCAGAAAGAATTATGAAGGGTGTAGTGAGCCTGGATTTTTCTGGAAAGATAAAAAAAGTTATAACAGAAGATAAAACCGAGTTTCTAGGTAAAACAGTAATCATAGCCACAGGAGCATACTCAAGAAAACTTGATGCTCCAGGGGAAAAAGTTCTTACTGGTAAGGGGGTATCTTACTGTGCTACCTGTGACGCTGATTTCTTTGAAGACCTGGAAGTATTTTGTATCGGAGCCGGGTATGCGGCAGCAGAAGAAGCTATATATCTTACAAAATTTGCCAAAAAAGTCACTATTATTGCTAGAGAACCTGAATTCACCTGTGCAAAGTCTATATCTGATAAGGTCATGGCAAACCCAAAGATAGAGGTCAGGTTTAATAGTGAGGTAGTGGAGATGCGAGGAGACGGTATCTTAGAGGAGGCAACTTTTAGAGACAATCTAACAGGTGAAACCTGGGATTATATTGCAGACGAAGACATAGGAACATTTGGAATATTTGTGTTTATAGGTTACAAACCTGCAACAGCTTTGTTTAAAGGACATGTCCACATGGATCAGTGGGGCTACATTCCTACAGATGAATTTATGGCTACGAATATACCTGGTGTGTATGCCGCAGGAGATTTGAGACCTAAAGAACTTAGACAGGTAATAACAGCAGCTTCAGATGGTGCAATAGCCGCTACTGCCATAGAAAAATACCTGTCAAATTTTGAGATATAA
- a CDS encoding TetR family transcriptional regulator C-terminal domain-containing protein: MKNKKMRKDEIIKASIDLMYLKGYNGTSVKDITDAASIPKGSFYNYFEDKEQYAIDALHYYYDNNPVHKILLSTNKDLEPLERIKKFFEQGIQNVVEKELKYGCFIGNLSQEMGDVTESISKAAADITKVIVSQVYKNLTEAQEKGDLKSKVDLKTLASFIISSWQGSLVRMKMSANKTALDDFYTILTEVLLK, encoded by the coding sequence ATGAAGAATAAAAAAATGAGAAAAGACGAGATTATAAAAGCTTCAATAGACCTGATGTATCTGAAAGGTTACAATGGGACAAGTGTAAAAGATATTACCGATGCTGCAAGTATTCCAAAGGGGTCTTTTTATAATTATTTTGAAGATAAAGAACAGTATGCCATAGATGCCCTGCACTATTATTATGACAACAATCCAGTTCATAAAATTCTTTTATCGACAAATAAAGATCTTGAACCTCTAGAGAGGATCAAAAAATTTTTTGAGCAAGGAATACAAAATGTAGTGGAAAAAGAATTGAAATACGGTTGTTTTATAGGAAATCTCAGCCAGGAAATGGGAGACGTCACTGAATCAATCTCAAAAGCTGCTGCTGATATAACCAAGGTAATCGTGTCGCAGGTTTATAAAAACTTGACCGAGGCACAGGAAAAGGGAGACTTAAAAAGTAAAGTCGATCTAAAAACTTTGGCCAGCTTTATTATAAGCAGTTGGCAGGGATCTCTTGTAAGGATGAAAATGTCGGCAAATAAAACTGCCTTAGATGATTTTTATACTATTTTAACCGAGGTCTTATTGAAGTAA
- a CDS encoding NRAMP family divalent metal transporter, with protein MISIVRKKISLVTQGKIQNSLSELKKMKKSKGTTMGAAFLMAASAVGPGFLIQTSFFTSRYKSDFIFAIILSTIVALIVQMNLWRIIGVSGMRGQDIANRVAPGLGYLVALLISLGGLAFNIGNIAGAALGFNILMGIEPSIGAVIAGGLCSLIFIARDSGAVMENFTKVLAIVLVTLVGYTLFKINPPASVILHKNLNPENFRNLIFPMMTIIGGTIGGYISFSGGHRLIETELTGKNNLKKIDGSACIGVLLSTFIRLMLFFAVLGIISKMGDLHSINPEASDLRHVSGIFGYKIFGVILLLASITSIVGSAYTSVSFIKTLFPVVEKNEKFSMIFFTAFSALMMALMGNPVVLLLVAGTFNGIILPVVLAIILLASKNKTVIGENYKHSEILTLLGFIVVMVLWLGGMESLDKIIAYFL; from the coding sequence ATGATAAGCATAGTAAGAAAAAAAATATCCCTAGTTACACAGGGAAAAATACAAAATTCACTCTCAGAGCTAAAAAAAATGAAAAAAAGCAAGGGAACCACTATGGGAGCGGCTTTCCTGATGGCAGCGTCTGCAGTTGGACCTGGGTTTCTAATACAAACATCGTTTTTTACCAGCCGTTATAAGTCTGATTTTATCTTTGCTATAATACTGTCTACTATCGTAGCTCTCATCGTACAGATGAACCTATGGAGAATCATCGGTGTTTCAGGAATGAGAGGACAAGATATAGCCAACAGAGTGGCTCCTGGACTAGGCTATCTTGTTGCTCTTCTTATCTCTCTAGGAGGACTTGCCTTTAACATAGGAAACATCGCCGGAGCAGCCCTTGGATTCAATATTCTCATGGGAATAGAACCCTCTATAGGTGCAGTTATAGCAGGAGGTTTATGCAGCCTTATTTTCATTGCAAGGGATTCTGGAGCTGTTATGGAAAACTTTACAAAGGTTTTGGCCATTGTACTGGTAACTCTTGTGGGATATACACTTTTTAAAATCAATCCACCTGCTAGCGTGATTCTACACAAAAATTTAAATCCTGAAAATTTTAGAAACCTTATATTTCCAATGATGACAATAATAGGAGGTACCATAGGAGGGTATATCTCCTTTTCCGGAGGACATCGTCTGATAGAGACAGAATTGACAGGAAAAAATAATTTAAAGAAAATAGACGGCAGTGCGTGTATAGGGGTTTTACTTTCTACTTTTATACGGCTTATGCTTTTCTTCGCCGTTTTAGGTATTATAAGTAAGATGGGAGACCTTCACAGCATAAATCCAGAAGCATCTGATCTAAGACATGTATCAGGAATTTTTGGTTATAAGATATTTGGAGTAATACTTTTATTGGCATCAATTACATCCATAGTAGGTTCTGCTTATACCTCAGTGTCATTTATAAAAACTCTTTTCCCAGTAGTGGAAAAAAATGAAAAATTTTCCATGATATTTTTTACTGCTTTTTCCGCCCTTATGATGGCTCTAATGGGAAACCCTGTGGTACTTTTGCTGGTAGCAGGAACATTCAACGGAATTATTCTCCCTGTGGTATTGGCAATCATTCTACTGGCTTCTAAAAATAAAACTGTTATAGGGGAAAATTATAAACATTCTGAAATACTTACTCTACTTGGATTTATAGTTGTCATGGTTCTTTGGCTAGGCGGCATGGAATCACTAGATAAAATTATTGCCTATTTTTTATAA
- a CDS encoding MBL fold metallo-hydrolase gives MKDFVQVSDSVTWTGVIDQDMKKFHGEELSIPNGTSYNSYLVKDEKTVLIDTVIYKKGYEWVSKLKKEIDLKEIDYIVMNHSEPDHSGGLLELMREIPETPIVCTEKGMEILKKYYGKNWNFQTVKTGDKLNIGSKELIFVEMKMLHWPDSMLTYLTEENILFSNDAFGQHYANYGLFNDMADQDQLNYECMKYYACILTPFSGILKNKLEEVLALDLKIDMICPSHGVIWRDNPLQIVQKYLKWCNSYSESQVTIVYDTMWESTRKMAESIAEGISDVRQDIRVKLYNSGKNSENDIATEIFRSEGFLLGSSTINNGVLPSMSALMESIKGLKFTDKKVGAFGSYGWNGKSLDIINQGLDEMQLERISDGVKTMWNLDDEDHEKCKEFGREFANSLFVELL, from the coding sequence ATGAAGGATTTTGTTCAGGTAAGTGACAGCGTGACTTGGACTGGGGTAATTGATCAAGATATGAAGAAGTTTCATGGAGAAGAGCTTTCGATTCCCAATGGAACGAGTTATAATTCTTATCTTGTAAAAGATGAAAAAACAGTACTTATAGATACCGTTATCTATAAAAAGGGGTATGAATGGGTTTCTAAATTAAAAAAAGAGATAGATCTCAAGGAGATTGACTATATAGTCATGAATCATAGTGAGCCTGACCACAGTGGAGGTCTCTTAGAACTTATGAGAGAGATTCCTGAAACTCCCATTGTCTGCACAGAGAAAGGTATGGAAATTCTAAAAAAATATTATGGTAAAAATTGGAATTTTCAAACTGTAAAAACCGGGGATAAGCTAAATATAGGTTCTAAGGAACTTATTTTTGTGGAGATGAAGATGCTTCACTGGCCTGACAGTATGTTAACTTATCTTACTGAGGAAAATATACTTTTTAGTAATGATGCCTTTGGTCAACACTATGCAAATTATGGGTTGTTTAATGATATGGCAGACCAGGATCAGCTAAATTATGAGTGTATGAAGTATTATGCCTGTATTCTCACTCCTTTTAGTGGTATACTAAAGAATAAGCTAGAAGAAGTATTGGCGCTAGATCTAAAGATAGACATGATTTGTCCTTCACACGGAGTTATCTGGAGAGACAATCCATTACAAATAGTCCAAAAATACCTGAAATGGTGTAACAGCTATAGTGAGTCACAAGTCACAATTGTCTATGATACAATGTGGGAAAGTACCAGAAAAATGGCTGAGTCTATTGCTGAGGGAATCAGCGATGTGAGACAGGATATAAGGGTTAAACTGTATAATTCAGGTAAAAATTCAGAAAATGATATAGCTACCGAAATTTTTAGATCAGAAGGTTTTCTTTTGGGATCTTCCACTATAAATAACGGAGTTCTTCCCTCAATGTCTGCTTTGATGGAGTCCATAAAAGGTCTGAAATTTACAGATAAAAAAGTAGGTGCCTTTGGAAGTTACGGCTGGAATGGAAAATCACTTGATATTATAAATCAAGGCTTAGATGAAATGCAACTAGAAAGGATATCAGATGGTGTAAAAACCATGTGGAATTTAGATGATGAAGATCATGAAAAATGTAAGGAATTTGGAAGAGAATTTGCAAATAGTCTCTTTGTAGAACTGCTTTAA
- a CDS encoding 4Fe-4S binding protein, whose product MAYRINQSECIACGACEPVCPVSCISEVVDGKREIDESACIDCGACAGVCPVECIAVAE is encoded by the coding sequence ATGGCTTATAGAATCAATCAAAGTGAATGTATAGCCTGTGGTGCTTGTGAACCGGTTTGTCCAGTTAGCTGCATCTCAGAAGTGGTAGACGGTAAAAGAGAGATAGACGAATCTGCGTGCATAGACTGCGGTGCGTGTGCAGGAGTTTGTCCAGTAGAGTGTATTGCTGTAGCAGAGTAA
- a CDS encoding desulfoferrodoxin has protein sequence MAKLLEVYKCDLCGNIVEVFHEGAGELVCCGEAMKYQEEKTADGSQEKHVPFVEKIEGGFKVRIGEGAEHPMTEAHYIEWIEIIADNKVYRQNLKPGEKPEAVFMIDAEKVDAREYCNVHGHWKN, from the coding sequence ATGGCAAAATTATTGGAAGTTTACAAATGTGATTTGTGTGGAAATATTGTAGAGGTTTTTCACGAAGGAGCCGGAGAATTAGTTTGCTGCGGCGAGGCTATGAAATACCAGGAGGAGAAAACTGCTGACGGATCTCAAGAGAAGCACGTTCCTTTTGTGGAAAAAATTGAGGGTGGATTCAAGGTTCGTATAGGGGAAGGAGCCGAGCATCCTATGACTGAGGCACACTATATTGAATGGATAGAAATTATAGCTGACAATAAAGTTTACAGACAGAACTTAAAACCTGGAGAAAAACCAGAAGCTGTATTTATGATAGATGCAGAGAAGGTTGACGCTAGAGAATATTGCAATGTCCACGGTCACTGGAAAAACTAA
- a CDS encoding cupin domain-containing protein: protein MNKTLKVENLGQMINYQDGSVVSKILIGKKNGTVTLFSFDEGQVLSEHTAPFDAMVEILDGKALITVSGVEYILEKGDMLIMPADEPHALKAQERFKMLLTMIKS from the coding sequence ATGAATAAAACATTAAAAGTCGAAAACCTAGGTCAAATGATAAATTATCAAGACGGTTCAGTTGTCAGTAAGATACTTATCGGTAAAAAAAATGGTACAGTAACTCTTTTTTCATTTGATGAGGGACAGGTTCTAAGTGAGCATACTGCACCCTTTGATGCAATGGTTGAAATATTAGACGGGAAGGCTCTTATCACAGTTTCTGGAGTAGAATATATACTTGAGAAAGGGGATATGCTCATAATGCCTGCAGACGAGCCTCATGCTCTCAAAGCACAAGAAAGATTTAAGATGCTTCTTACGATGATTAAGTCATAA
- a CDS encoding ferritin-like domain-containing protein, whose translation MGTRSREIVDLDVEELLKLLNSAYADEWLAYYQYWIGAQVVKGPMREATVTELMQHATEEFTHAQWVSDRIIQLGGTPPISFEEILEKTHCGYDAPADPYVEEILKQNIKGEQCAISVYKNIMDVTKDKDMVTYNMALKILEQEEEHEEDLQAIFEDIEIMRERFRG comes from the coding sequence ATGGGAACAAGAAGTAGAGAGATTGTAGATTTAGACGTAGAGGAACTATTAAAATTATTGAACAGCGCTTATGCCGACGAATGGCTAGCATATTACCAGTATTGGATAGGAGCACAAGTTGTAAAAGGACCTATGAGAGAAGCTACAGTTACAGAGTTGATGCAGCATGCTACTGAAGAATTTACTCACGCACAGTGGGTGAGTGACAGGATTATCCAGTTGGGAGGTACTCCACCTATTTCTTTTGAAGAGATACTAGAAAAAACTCACTGTGGATATGATGCCCCTGCTGATCCATATGTAGAAGAAATATTGAAACAAAATATAAAAGGGGAACAGTGTGCCATAAGTGTTTACAAAAATATAATGGACGTTACCAAGGATAAGGATATGGTAACTTATAATATGGCACTTAAAATCCTGGAACAAGAAGAAGAGCATGAAGAAGATCTTCAGGCAATTTTTGAAGATATTGAGATTATGAGAGAAAGGTTTAGAGGGTAA
- a CDS encoding cobalamin adenosyltransferase, which yields MHCFPDICYKSKVCDLTDEIDILSSFAGQAFGQCKNKKMKEDLLKILNLTYILMGKLRDNCDFLKEDKLILKEIKIRYDKKGGKIKNHVFILPQGGLLAGNLHICRALSKKISRMFSKAKSEITFEACEIEETISMLSDIFYNMALCVNYENNVEEIPVILIPERK from the coding sequence ATGCATTGTTTTCCAGATATCTGTTACAAAAGCAAGGTTTGTGATTTGACTGACGAGATTGATATACTTTCTTCCTTTGCAGGACAAGCCTTCGGGCAATGTAAAAACAAAAAAATGAAAGAAGATCTCTTAAAAATACTTAATCTAACCTACATACTAATGGGAAAACTCAGAGATAACTGTGATTTTTTAAAAGAGGACAAGTTAATTCTTAAGGAAATAAAAATAAGGTATGACAAAAAGGGTGGAAAAATAAAAAATCATGTATTTATCTTGCCTCAGGGAGGTCTTTTAGCCGGGAATCTTCATATCTGCAGGGCTCTGTCCAAAAAGATATCCCGAATGTTTTCCAAGGCAAAAAGTGAGATTACATTTGAGGCTTGTGAGATAGAGGAGACCATCAGTATGCTCAGTGATATCTTTTACAATATGGCTCTTTGTGTAAATTATGAAAATAACGTAGAAGAAATTCCAGTGATACTGATCCCAGAAAGAAAATAA
- a CDS encoding BCCT family transporter, with product MYSKGPTYETQKLKGKSKLLHSRNFNKFGFDFHPQVSIISGILVILFLIFTLKNPDAANTVFSSLKNTITTKWNWFFILSANFFLLFPIYLLFSKLGEVRLGGPEAKPEFTNFAWYSMLISAGMGIGLMFWSIGEPLYHYNSVLPMFGEKATLASALGITFYHWGFHPWGIYALISLALAFFAYNRGLPLSLRSVFYPIFKDKVFGILGDIIDILAVISCLFGLATSLGFGAQQINAGLNYLFGIPQSTTVQVLLICIITGIATISVISGIGKGVRILSELNMRVAAIFLLLILFIGPTLFIVRLFNNSVGFYLNNIVSISFWSEQGKENWQGSWTIFYWAWWISWSPFVGMFIARISKGRTVREFLSAILIIPALLSFIWMSVFGGAALFQDISNNGLLFNAVKFNVATSLFEMIQNMDVSQTLKIIMSSTGIFLVVSFFVTSSDSGSLVVDNLTSGGKLDSPVPQRVFWAVMEGVLAIALLIAGGTDALNALQTAVVISGLPFAALLLVMTYSLHVGLSTDLKKLKKYREDKLLNKIFNEKIRGNFEKNEKIKSRLNK from the coding sequence TTGTATTCAAAAGGACCTACATACGAAACACAGAAATTAAAGGGAAAATCAAAACTTCTACATTCTAGAAACTTTAATAAGTTTGGTTTTGATTTCCATCCTCAGGTTTCCATAATATCTGGAATATTGGTAATATTATTTTTAATATTCACTTTAAAAAATCCTGATGCTGCAAACACGGTTTTCAGCAGTCTGAAAAATACTATCACAACAAAATGGAATTGGTTTTTCATACTAAGTGCAAATTTTTTCCTGTTATTTCCCATCTATCTATTATTTAGTAAGCTAGGTGAGGTGAGACTAGGTGGTCCAGAGGCCAAGCCCGAGTTTACAAATTTTGCCTGGTATTCTATGCTTATCAGTGCAGGAATGGGTATCGGTCTTATGTTCTGGAGTATAGGGGAACCTCTATACCACTATAACAGTGTTTTACCTATGTTTGGAGAAAAGGCTACCTTAGCCTCTGCACTAGGAATAACATTCTACCACTGGGGTTTCCATCCTTGGGGAATATATGCCCTTATATCTCTGGCACTGGCATTTTTTGCCTACAATAGAGGGCTTCCGTTGTCTCTGAGGTCTGTGTTTTATCCTATATTCAAAGACAAGGTTTTTGGTATATTAGGGGATATTATTGATATCCTAGCCGTTATATCCTGTCTATTCGGTCTGGCTACCTCCCTTGGATTTGGTGCCCAACAGATAAATGCAGGATTAAACTACTTATTTGGTATTCCTCAAAGTACAACTGTACAGGTCTTATTGATCTGTATAATAACAGGGATAGCAACTATATCTGTTATATCTGGAATCGGAAAAGGAGTCAGAATTCTATCTGAGCTCAATATGAGGGTAGCTGCAATATTTTTATTGCTAATTCTTTTCATAGGACCGACTCTATTTATAGTAAGACTTTTTAACAACAGTGTTGGATTTTATCTAAATAATATTGTTAGTATCAGTTTTTGGTCAGAGCAGGGAAAAGAAAACTGGCAAGGAAGCTGGACAATATTTTATTGGGCATGGTGGATCTCATGGTCTCCTTTTGTAGGAATGTTCATAGCTAGGATTTCAAAGGGAAGAACAGTAAGGGAGTTTCTTTCTGCTATTCTTATAATCCCTGCACTTCTCAGTTTTATCTGGATGTCAGTTTTTGGAGGTGCAGCATTATTTCAGGATATATCAAACAACGGTCTTCTGTTTAATGCAGTAAAATTTAACGTGGCAACCTCATTATTTGAAATGATTCAGAATATGGATGTGTCTCAGACATTAAAAATAATTATGTCTTCAACAGGGATATTCCTTGTAGTTTCTTTCTTTGTCACCTCTTCTGACTCAGGTTCATTGGTTGTAGACAATCTTACATCTGGTGGTAAACTAGACTCTCCAGTTCCACAAAGAGTCTTCTGGGCTGTTATGGAAGGAGTTTTAGCAATAGCTCTTCTTATAGCAGGTGGAACAGACGCCTTAAATGCCCTTCAGACAGCAGTTGTAATCTCTGGGCTTCCCTTTGCAGCACTGTTGCTAGTGATGACTTACAGTCTTCATGTGGGTCTTAGTACAGATCTTAAAAAACTGAAAAAATACCGTGAAGATAAACTGTTAAATAAAATTTTCAACGAAAAAATCCGTGGAAATTTTGAAAAGAATGAAAAAATAAAAAGCAGATTAAATAAATAA
- a CDS encoding lycopene cyclase domain-containing protein, whose translation MEILKYDFLILSLIFLIPGAVIFILRKDLRATIKKMSLISLPFAFAEKLFYPSYWEPNFLLDLGNRLGFGLEDFIFVVSLASFTSTVYAFSFGKRYLKNNIEKPGLFLIRIFFISVSVIVLIVLSVWINIPAIYSSVFTMIAVPLIIILKRHDLLAPGILGGILSAFVYFILCLVFNMIYPGIFEKIWHTHLLLNKFKMGVPLEELIYGFGAGFCATIIYPYIFNYKFGS comes from the coding sequence GTGGAAATTTTAAAATATGACTTTTTAATTTTATCTTTAATATTTCTCATCCCTGGTGCAGTTATATTTATCCTGAGAAAAGACCTGAGGGCAACTATAAAAAAAATGTCTCTTATCTCTCTTCCCTTTGCCTTTGCAGAAAAATTATTTTATCCAAGCTATTGGGAGCCAAATTTTCTTTTAGATCTGGGAAATAGGCTTGGATTTGGCTTAGAGGATTTTATTTTTGTAGTATCTCTGGCCTCTTTTACATCCACCGTATATGCCTTTAGCTTTGGCAAAAGATATTTAAAAAATAATATTGAAAAGCCCGGTTTATTTTTAATAAGAATTTTTTTTATTTCAGTATCGGTAATTGTTCTCATTGTTTTATCTGTCTGGATTAATATCCCTGCCATATACAGCTCTGTTTTCACAATGATAGCTGTACCATTAATAATAATTCTTAAAAGACATGATCTTTTGGCCCCAGGTATTTTGGGAGGAATTCTTTCAGCCTTTGTGTATTTTATTTTATGCCTTGTTTTTAATATGATCTATCCGGGAATCTTCGAAAAAATATGGCATACTCATTTATTATTAAATAAATTTAAGATGGGGGTACCCCTTGAGGAATTGATATACGGCTTTGGTGCAGGGTTCTGTGCAACAATAATTTACCCCTATATTTTTAATTATAAATTTGGGAGTTGA
- a CDS encoding prenyltransferase, protein MDKLNSWIKASRLPSQSYIFFPLLLGQGFYYNITRNFSIIFFILIQLFGLLIQLYIVYANDYADYEIDKTNDTFNIFSGGSRVLVENLISKKEMKKAIIIVVGLNFLLGIILTLGFRRFFSIPMITISFLLLWAYSYSPIRLSYRGGGEILQTTGVAVLLPLFGYYIQGGTFQEFPWVFLLFFFPLQLGCAMSTSLPDYPSDRKGNKRTSTVIFGFEKTKSYIIVINFISLFIFYLVAWLQLNYLKSYTVLAIPLICNLYLVYLKKRSKISSSYLDKFVAVNIFIVISLTAGNALLLFFKG, encoded by the coding sequence ATGGATAAATTAAATTCTTGGATAAAGGCCTCAAGATTACCTTCCCAGAGCTATATATTTTTTCCCCTGCTTTTGGGTCAGGGTTTTTACTATAACATAACCAGGAACTTTAGCATTATTTTTTTTATACTGATACAGCTATTTGGACTTTTGATTCAGCTCTATATAGTTTATGCCAATGATTACGCAGATTATGAGATAGATAAAACCAATGACACATTCAATATCTTTTCAGGAGGTTCTAGGGTACTGGTGGAGAATCTAATATCTAAAAAAGAGATGAAAAAGGCTATAATAATCGTAGTAGGTTTAAATTTTCTTTTGGGAATAATTTTGACACTTGGTTTCAGAAGATTTTTTAGCATTCCCATGATAACGATCTCTTTTCTTTTGCTTTGGGCCTATAGCTATTCCCCTATACGTCTATCCTATAGAGGTGGGGGTGAAATACTTCAGACAACAGGTGTAGCGGTACTCCTTCCTTTATTTGGCTATTATATCCAAGGGGGAACTTTTCAGGAATTTCCATGGGTATTTCTTTTGTTTTTCTTTCCCTTACAGTTAGGCTGTGCAATGTCTACAAGTCTTCCAGATTATCCATCTGACAGAAAGGGAAATAAGAGAACCTCTACGGTTATATTCGGATTCGAAAAGACCAAAAGTTATATCATAGTCATAAATTTTATAAGTCTTTTTATATTTTATCTTGTTGCATGGCTTCAATTAAACTATCTAAAGTCTTATACTGTACTTGCAATACCTCTAATATGCAATTTATACCTGGTGTATCTGAAAAAAAGATCAAAGATATCCTCTTCATATCTAGATAAATTCGTTGCAGTGAATATTTTCATAGTAATTAGTTTAACAGCTGGAAATGCTTTACTTTTATTTTTTAAAGGTTAA
- a CDS encoding Bax inhibitor-1/YccA family protein, translating into MDERMQNRGYLSIEEIDQLVTKKIAGVFGWMVLGLFVTLAASIFTLTNPVLLNLAYKYMFAFIIGELALVFILSMRVYHMSTAKSRALFLFYSALNGITLSLIAIVYTGLSILYTFAGAMAIFLIMAIYGYTTKEDLSKFGNLLKVGLITLIIVSVVNIFLKSPTLYWIISYMGVLIFIGLIGYDVNRIKNNITVAVSQDISVVDKVSIIGALALYLDFINLFLYLLRIFGKKR; encoded by the coding sequence ATGGACGAAAGAATGCAAAATAGAGGTTATCTCTCTATTGAAGAGATTGATCAGCTGGTGACAAAAAAAATAGCAGGTGTTTTCGGATGGATGGTATTAGGACTATTTGTCACTCTAGCGGCTTCTATTTTTACACTTACCAACCCGGTTTTATTAAACCTGGCATATAAATATATGTTTGCCTTTATTATCGGAGAGCTTGCCCTAGTGTTTATTCTCTCAATGAGGGTATACCATATGAGTACCGCAAAAAGCAGGGCTTTGTTTCTTTTCTACTCAGCTCTAAACGGAATAACTCTTTCTCTTATAGCAATTGTTTATACAGGACTTTCCATACTGTATACCTTTGCCGGTGCCATGGCAATATTTCTAATAATGGCAATATATGGATACACTACTAAAGAGGATCTGAGTAAATTTGGTAATTTACTGAAGGTTGGGCTGATAACTCTTATCATCGTTTCGGTAGTCAATATTTTTCTCAAGTCTCCAACATTATACTGGATAATATCATATATGGGAGTTCTTATATTCATAGGACTTATCGGATATGACGTGAACCGTATAAAAAATAATATTACTGTGGCCGTTTCACAGGATATCTCTGTGGTGGACAAGGTTTCAATTATAGGTGCTTTGGCACTTTACCTTGATTTCATTAACTTATTCCTATATCTACTTAGAATATTCGGAAAAAAAAGATAG